Proteins encoded by one window of Primulina huaijiensis isolate GDHJ02 chromosome 1, ASM1229523v2, whole genome shotgun sequence:
- the LOC140976830 gene encoding formin-like protein 3 yields the protein MEIERVRFVAVFVAFLCVFAEGNRKLAESFMKNGVSWDFQEFDDDKVEQVCCYYSKELKDSTEVVKVLDLDSSQATTSRRKCDSTFSGEKSLPKATAGLPSNKKKTILYCLRQKNLTFEKLRIEQENQFHKNQELLSGRGSVPRRCLRRSLRNRVVRTTVPTPGPALSPANSFTAPKIQPLSPAEAPEPYPPPDYSNSPSPSDVDFTSQFPKNISPVSLENDHKNSKYLLAAIITCSVAGFVLLFISLICCMKKSRTETGPNDGQRDEKPLLNFCASDISAGSSQKSNSIGNPNVKDFKAHSTISKSTLAIHDSSQAESWPRAEPSEKTNGALPLPPGRTEQQPPPGVHPPPPPPRAPPLPPPKPPVPAPAPPPPPKVSRPPNSAMPGNLLKPAHLRGSSSTGEGSELSIESEAPKTKLKPFFWDKVLANPDHSMVWHEIKAGSFQFNEEMMESLFGYVPADKNKNENRRDAPVFESPQFIQIIDPKKSQNLAILLKALNVTIEEVFDALKEGNELPAELIQTLLKMAPTTEEELKLRLYSGDVSHLGPAERFLKVIVEIPFAFKRLESLLFLSTFQEEVSSVKDSFATLEVACKELRNNRLFLKLLEAVLKTGNRMNDGTYRGGAQAFKLDTLLKLSDVKGTDGKTTLLHFVVQEIIRSEGLRAARRLRESQSMSSVRTEDLIEDSSSETDEYHRNLGLQVVSGLSNELENVRKAALIDTENLSSSVFKIGQSLVRTRDFLETEIKGLDDETEFNDALSSFIRHSESDVTWLLEEEKRIMALVKSTGDYFYGNAGKDDNSRLFVIVRDFLLMLDKSCKDVKNSAKLPSRAPIKEPLTASPSQESQHDPLPDINQRLFPAVRERQMNDEFSSDDER from the exons ATGGAAATTGAAAGAGTCCGTTTTGTGGCTGTTTTTGTTGCTTTTCTTTGTGTTTTTGCGGAGGGAAATAGGAAATTAGCAGAGAGCTTTATGAAAAATGGAGTTTCTTGGGattttcaagaatttgatgatGACAAG GTTGAACAAGTATGTTGTTATTATAGTAAAGAGTTAAAAGATAGTACAGAGGTTGTCAAGGTCTTGGACTTGGATTCATCTCAGGCAACAACATCCAGGCGCAAATGTGATTCAACTTTTTCAGGGGAGAAAAGTCTACCAAAGGCTACAGCAGGTTTGCCatcaaacaagaagaaaactatCTTGTATTGCTTGAGACAAAAAAATCTTACATTTGAAAAATTAAGAATTGAGCAAGAAAATCAGTTCCATAAAAACCAGGAACTTTTGTCTGGTCGGGGTAGTGTTCCAAGAAGGTGCCTAAGAAGAAGTCTTCGAAATCGGGTGGTAAGAACTACTGTTCCGACCCCAGGTCCTGCATTATCACCAGCTAATTCTTTTACGGCACCGAAAATTCAGCCCCTCTCTCCTGCTGAGGCCCCAGAACCATATCCTCCGCCAGATTATTCTAACTCTCCTTCACCATCAGATGTAGATTTTACTTCACAATTCCCCAAAAATATTTCTCCAGTTTCTCTTGAAAATGACCACAAGAACAGCAAGTATTTGTTAGCCGCTATCATTACTTGTTCTGTGGCAGGATTTGTTCTGCTATTTATCTCCTTAATATGTTGTATGAAGAAAAGTAGAACCGAGACTGGGCCAAACGATGGTCAAAGGGATGAGAAGCCTCTTCTCAATTTCTGTGCAAGCGACATTTCCGCAG GTTCTTCACAAAAGTCGAACAGTATCGGTAATCCAAACGTTAAAGATTTCAAGGCTCATTCAACCATTAGTAAATCGACATTGGCAATTCATGATTCTTCTCAAGCTGAATCTTGGCCCCGAGCTGAACCATCAGAAAAAACTAATGGTGCATTACCACTGCCTCCAGGAAGAACAGAACAGCAACCACCACCTGGAGTACATCCTCCTCCACCACCCCCCAGAGCACCTCCTCTGCCACCCCCTAAACCACCTGTTCCAGCACCTGCACCACCGCCTCCTCCTAAAGTTAGTCGTCCTCCTAATTCGGCAATGCCAGGCAATTTGTTAAAGCCGGCTCATCTTCGAGGGAGTTCTTCAACAGGTGAGGGAAGTGAGCTTTCTATCGAATCTGAAGCTCCCAAAACAAAGTTAAAGCCGTTCTTCTGGGATAAGGTTCTTGCTAATCCTGATCATTCAATGGTCTGGCATGAGATTAAAGCTGGTTCATTTCA ATTTAATGAGGAGATGATGGAAAGTCTCTTCGGATATGTGCCAGCTGATAAGAACAAAAATGAGAATAGAAGAGATGCGCCTGTCTTTGAATCTCCTCAATttattcagattattgatcctaaaaaatcacaaaatttaGCAATTCTTCTAAAAGCGTTGAATGTGACAATAGAAGAAGTATTTGATGCTCTCAAAGAAG GTAATGAGCTTCCAGCAGAATTGATTCAAACGTTGTTGAAAATGGCCCCTACAACTGAGGAAGAACTAAAACTTAGATTATATAGTGGAGATGTTTCTCATCTTGGCCCAGCCGAAAGGTTCCTTAAGGTCATTGTTGAAATTCCATTTGCCTTTAAACGTCTCGAGTCATTGTTGTTCCTGAGCACATTCCAGGAGGAAGTTTCTTCGGTTAAAGATAGCTTTGCAACTCTGGAG GTAGCTTGCAAGGAGCTTAGAAACAATAGACTTTTCCTCAAACTCTTGGAAGCAGTTCTCAAAACTGGCAACCGCATGAATGATGGAACTTATCGAGGCGGTGCACAAGCATTCAAGCTCGACACACTCTTGAAATTATCCGACGTGAAAGGAACCGATGGAAAAACTACATTACTTCATTTTGTTGTCCAAGAAATAATTCGGTCTGAAGGTTTAAGAGCTGCTCGAAGGTTAAGAGAGAGCCAAAGTATGTCCAGTGTAAGAACTGAAGATCTCATTGAAGATTCTTCGAGTGAAACAGATGAGTACCACAGAAATTTGGGACTTCAAGTGGTTTCTGGGCTTAGCAATGAGCTTGAGAATGTAAGGAAGGCAGCTTTGATTGATACCGAAAATCTAAGTTCGTCTGTGTTCAAGATCGGGCAATCACTCGTAAGAACTAGAGATTTTCTTGAAACTGAGATCAAGGGCCTAGACGATGAGACTGAGTTTAATGATGCACTTTCTAGTTTTATTCGGCATTCGGAATCTGATGTAACGTGGCTACTCGAAGAAGAAAAAAGGATAATGGCTCTGGTAAAGAGCACAGGAGATTACTTTTACGGTAATGCTGGAAAAGATGATAACTCGCGTCTCTTTGTGATTGTTCGTGACTTCCTATTGATGTTGGATAAGTCGTGTAAAGATGTGAAAAACTCAGCCAAACTACCATCAAGGGCTCCAATAAAAGAGCCTTTAACAGCGTCGCCTTCTCAAGAGTCTCAGCACGACCCTCTACCGGATATTAATCAGCGCCTATTTCCTGCAGTCAGGGAGAGGCAAATGAATGATGAATTCAGTTCAGATGATGAAAGATGA
- the LOC140976837 gene encoding STOREKEEPER protein-like: MAPKSLSNPRSSKQEEELERPTSSEERGDGQESEEEEDSSGEEDEESSEEKDQEKEPEVLPKSIAQENGSDTEPESDDSPSAYKMQPIPKSSVTASKRKNQEIINGGNSPKSNKRTKAEEKKSDSVVSSTPGYITRLWSDDDEIALLNGMVDLKNSKNTDFGGAFYDSIKGKFQVDFAREQLRTKISRIKKRFLNALKKGRNGLDPVFSKPHDVMVFELSKKIWGGESGNKNDSSEGVGEKTKNDTIKEKNIVWDEEEIGKNENDGDEGLMWSKYEFFSSSFNNLVWKFPSLGMSDSGMRLVKEKLNFIGNAKAKELNQKWKQMVMEETELHYRMLSLMREQVELALDQ; encoded by the coding sequence ATGGCACCCAAATCCCTCTCTAATCCTCGATCTTCGAAACAGGAAGAAGAATTGGAGCGACCCACCTCTTCAGAAGAACGAGGTGATGGACAAGAatccgaagaagaagaagattcttctggtgaagaagatgaagagtcATCTGAAGAGAAAGATCAAGAAAAAGAACCTGAAGTTCTGCCGAAAAGCATAGCCCAGGAAAACGGGTCGGACACTGAACCCGAATCCGACGATTCCCCTTCTGCCTACAAGATGCAGCCAATCCCCAAGAGTTCAGTCACCGCATCAAAACGGAAGAATCAAGAGATCATTAACGGTGGTAATTCTCCCAAAAGCAATAAGAGGACTAAAGCCGAGGAGAAAAAGTCCGATTCTGTTGTTTCATCGACCCCTGGTTATATCACTAGGTTGTggagtgatgatgatgagattgCTTTGTTGAATGGTATGGTTGACTTGAAGAACTCCAAAAATACGGATTTTGGTGGGGCGTTTTATGACTCCATCAAGGGAAAATTTCAGGTTGATTTTGCAAGGGAACAACTTCGTACCAAAATCAGCAGGATTAAAAAGAGGTTCTTGAATGCACTTAAGAAAGGACGGAATGGATTGGACCCTGTATTTTCCAAGCCACATGATGTAATGGTATTTGAACTCTCTAAGAAAATTTGGGGCGGCGAGAGTGGCAATAAGAATGATTCTAGCGAAGGGGTTGGGGAGAAAACGAAGAACGACaccataaaagagaaaaatatcgTGTGGGACGAGGAAGAGAtaggaaaaaatgaaaatgatggTGATGAAGGTTTAATGTGGTCCAAGTACGAATTTTTCAGCTCTTCTTTTAATAATTTGGTTTGGAAGTTTCCCTCTTTGGGGATGTCTGATTCTGGAATGAGACTGGTGAAGGAGAAGTTGAATTTCATTGGAAATGCTAAGGCCAAGGAATTGAATCAGAAGTGGAAGCAAATGGTTATGGAGGAGACTGAGCTCCATTATAGGATGTTGTCTTTGATGAGGGAACAGGTTGAATTGGCGTTGGATCAATGA